The genomic window CAAGTCTATGCCAAACTCTTCAGGCGAATTGGCAATACTTCAAAGATTGGAAAGGGCGCTAATTTTTATCGAATGCAAAATATTGAACTTGGTGACGATGTATTAATTTCACAGGGTTGCTCCCTCATTAGCTCGGATGATGGCAGCAAAATTATTTTGAACTCTAGAGCTTATCTTCATGACGGTGTTCGCATCCAGTCCGTCGGTAAGCAGGGCGAAGTTCTTCTACAAAACCGGGTCACGTTGGATCGAGGAGTTGATATCAATTCTTGTGAAAACGGTCGGATTAAAATTTGTCGAGAAACCTCAGTGGGTGCCTACACTTGTATTGCGGGGTCAGGGCCCATTCACATTGGTGAGTACTGCATGATTTCGTCTCACTGCGGAATTTATGCCAACAATCACATTTTTACCGATCGCTCCCGTCCCATGATGCTGCAAGGCGCAACCACGGAGGGAATCGTGATTGAAGATGATTGTTGGCTCG from Timaviella obliquedivisa GSE-PSE-MK23-08B includes these protein-coding regions:
- a CDS encoding acyltransferase, which codes for MQNIELGDDVLISQGCSLISSDDGSKIILNSRAYLHDGVRIQSVGKQGEVLLQNRVTLDRGVDINSCENGRIKICRETSVGAYTCIAGSGPIHIGEYCMISSHCGIYANNHIFTDRSRPMMLQGATTEGIVIEDDCWLGTGVRVLDGVRIGRGSVIGAGAVVTKDIPSYSIAVGVPAKVIRTRGSV